A window of the Isosphaera pallida ATCC 43644 genome harbors these coding sequences:
- a CDS encoding metallophosphoesterase, translating into MCSASPNAVASLSYPILAIGDLHGQSEEFDRLLDRVDRLAEWPDCAVVFLGDFVDRGPDSRKVIDRVLEILERPPGGAAVMGNHDLALVHAARLRSPEPPPHHYWLERYLSVYDAATTVRSYVGRTWSFEDEEEVRLALLEDLRAAMPETHRRFLAELPWVVEASGHLFLHCGLSPELDADALAQVEAMKRRCWDRSLLSPKPGTTTDLYWQPDYPVWLGADRGLSNHPLRHPTKIQVTGHCQVPRPDANPVRIRIDTSGGYGPLTACLLISPTDPPHFISSWDDL; encoded by the coding sequence ATGTGTTCGGCCTCGCCCAACGCGGTGGCGTCATTGTCCTACCCTATCCTAGCGATCGGGGATCTCCACGGCCAATCCGAGGAGTTCGATCGGTTGTTGGACCGAGTGGATCGACTCGCCGAGTGGCCGGACTGCGCAGTGGTGTTCCTAGGCGACTTCGTGGATCGCGGACCCGACTCCCGAAAAGTCATCGACCGAGTGCTGGAGATTCTCGAGCGTCCGCCCGGAGGCGCAGCAGTGATGGGCAACCACGACCTCGCGCTGGTCCACGCCGCTCGTCTGAGGAGTCCCGAACCTCCCCCCCACCATTATTGGTTGGAGCGTTACCTTTCGGTTTACGACGCCGCGACCACCGTGCGATCCTACGTGGGACGAACCTGGAGCTTCGAGGACGAGGAGGAAGTGCGCCTTGCGTTGCTGGAGGATCTGCGAGCCGCCATGCCGGAGACGCATCGGCGTTTCCTTGCCGAACTGCCTTGGGTTGTGGAAGCGTCCGGTCATCTGTTTTTGCATTGTGGCCTCTCCCCCGAACTCGACGCCGACGCCCTCGCCCAGGTCGAGGCGATGAAGCGGCGATGTTGGGACCGTTCACTTCTCAGCCCCAAGCCGGGAACCACCACCGATCTCTATTGGCAGCCGGATTATCCGGTCTGGCTGGGTGCCGACCGCGGCTTGTCGAATCATCCCCTCCGTCACCCAACCAAGATCCAAGTCACCGGACATTGTCAGGTTCCCCGACCCGACGCCAACCCCGTGCGCATCCGCATCGACACCAGCGGCGGTTATGGTCCTCTCACCGCTTGCCTGCTCATCTCGCCTACCGATCCACCACATTTCATTTCAAGCTGGGACGACCTTTGA